The proteins below are encoded in one region of Scomber japonicus isolate fScoJap1 chromosome 24, fScoJap1.pri, whole genome shotgun sequence:
- the LOC128354526 gene encoding LOW QUALITY PROTEIN: desmin-like (The sequence of the model RefSeq protein was modified relative to this genomic sequence to represent the inferred CDS: inserted 1 base in 1 codon; deleted 2 bases in 2 codons) — MSYSSAQSSSSYRRTFGQGAYASPTLNRTLLGHGGGVGGGSGSGHSSSRVYEVTRTSSTPAYRVSSGYYSRPISGSRVSMGRTYAGMGETLDFSLADALNQEFLTTRTNEKVELQHLNDRFASYIEKVRYLEQQNQALTVEVERLRGREPTRIADLYEEEMSELRRQVEILTNQRSRIELERDNMVDDLDKLKHRLQEEIISKEEAESNLAAFRADVDAATLARLDLERRIETLQEEIAFLKKIHEEEIRELQAQMQESQVQIQMDMSKPDLTAALRDIRAQYEGIAAKNISEXEDWYKSKVSDLNQAVSKNNEALKTARQETMEFRHQIQAYTCEIDSLKGTNESLMRQMRDMEDRHGRDAGGFQETIARLETEISNMKDEMARHLREYQDLLNVKMALDVEIATYRKLLEGEESRITLPVHNYSTISFRETSPEHQQRSSELHSKKTVLIKTIESRDGEVVSESTQHQQDIM; from the exons atgTCCTACTCCTCCGCCCAAAGCAGCTCCTCCTACCGCCGCACCTTCGGCCAGGGCGCCTACGCTTCCCCCACGCTCAACCGCACCCTGCTGGGTCACGGCGGGGGCGTCGGCGGGGGCAGCGGCAGCGGACACTCCAGCTCCCGAGTCTACGAAGTGACCCGGACCAGCTCCACGCCGGCGTACCGCGTCTCCTCCGGCTACTACTCCCGTCCCATCTCTGGCTCCCGGGTGTCGATGGGCCGCACCTACGCCGGCATGGGCGAGACGCTGGACTTCAGCCTGGCGGACGCCCTCAACCAGGAGTTCCTGACCACGCGCACCAACGAGAAGGTGGAGCTGCAGCACCTGAACGACCGCTTCGCCAGCTACATCGAGAAGGTGCGCTACCTGGAGCAGCAGAACCAGGCGCTGACGGTGGAGGTGGAGCGGCTGCGGGGGCGGGAGCCGACGCGCATCGCCGACCTCTACGAGGAGGAGATGAGCGAGCTGAGGAGGCAGGTGGAGatcctgaccaatcagaggtcACGCATCGAGCTGGAGAGGGACAACATGGTGGACGACCTGGACAAGCTGAAACacag acttcaggaggagattatTTCgaaagaggaagcagagagcaACCTGGCTGCTTTCAGAGCG GACGTTGACGCTGCCACTCTGGCTCGTCTGGATCTGGAGAGACGCATCGAGACGCTGCAGGAGGAGATCGCCTTCCTCAAGAAGATCCACGAAGAG GAGATCCGTGAGCTGCAGGCCCAGATGCAGGAGTCTCAGGTGCAGATCCAGATGGACATGTCCAAACCGGACCTGACGGCGGCGCTGAGAGACATCAGAGCTCAGTACGAAGGCATCGCCGCCAAAAACATCTCAG GCGAGGACTGGTACAAGTCTAAG GTGTCTGACCTGAACCAGGCGGTGAGTAAGAACAACGAGGCT CTGAAAACAGCTCGACAGGAAACCATGGAGTTCAGACACCAGATCCAAGCCTACACCTGTGAGATCGACTCTCTGAAGGGAACC AACGAGTCTCTGATGAGGCAGATGAGGGACATGGAGGACCGTCATGGCCGTGACGCCGGCGGTTTCCAGGAGACCATCGCTCGCCTGGAGACGGAGATCTCCAACATGAAGGACGAGATGGCTCGTCACCTCCGAGAGTACCAGGACCTGCTCAACGTCAAGATGGCGCTGGACGTGGAGATCGCCACCTACAGGAAGCTgctggaaggagaggagagcag GATTACCTTACCTGTGCACAACTACTCCACCATCAGCTTCCGAG AGACCAGCCCTGAACACCAGCAGCGCTCCTCCGAGTTGCATTCAAAGAAAACCGTTCTTATCAAGACCATCGAGAGC CGCGACGgagag GTCGTCAGCGAGTCGACACAGCACCAGCAAGACatcatgtaa